From a region of the Aigarchaeota archaeon genome:
- a CDS encoding slipin family protein has product MDNLLEIIALQVGPAEAIAYLFVVMLIIIILSASIKVVREYERGIIFRLGRFIGAKGPGLFFLIPIIDRFVKVDLRTVVVDIPRQKVVTKDNVSVDVDAAVYYRVIDPAKAILQVENYTQATNLLAQTTLRDVLGQVELDELLTRRDELGKRISGIVDELTEPWGIKVSMVALKDITMPETMVRAIAKQAEAEREKRSRIIIAEGELMASEKLAAAAKQYSEQPISLRLRELQTLTEIARERNLVVVTTTTDASSLASMVGLIKGMGKEDKGPKE; this is encoded by the coding sequence ATGGACAACTTGTTGGAAATAATTGCGCTGCAAGTAGGCCCGGCAGAAGCAATTGCATACCTATTTGTAGTAATGCTTATCATAATAATTTTGTCCGCCTCTATTAAGGTTGTTAGGGAATATGAACGTGGCATCATCTTTAGACTGGGTCGTTTTATTGGGGCTAAAGGTCCAGGTCTATTCTTCTTAATACCAATAATTGACAGGTTTGTTAAAGTAGACCTTCGAACGGTCGTCGTTGACATACCAAGACAGAAGGTTGTGACAAAAGATAACGTAAGCGTTGATGTCGACGCCGCCGTTTATTACCGCGTTATTGACCCAGCAAAGGCGATTCTTCAAGTTGAGAATTATACACAGGCAACTAACCTTTTAGCCCAAACAACTTTGAGAGACGTACTTGGGCAAGTTGAGCTTGATGAGCTGCTTACCAGGAGGGACGAACTTGGGAAGAGGATCAGTGGCATAGTTGACGAACTTACAGAGCCTTGGGGGATAAAAGTTAGCATGGTTGCGCTGAAAGATATCACGATGCCCGAAACGATGGTTAGAGCAATAGCCAAGCAAGCAGAGGCAGAAAGGGAGAAACGCTCCAGAATAATCATAGCCGAGGGTGAACTAATGGCATCGGAGAAGTTGGCGGCAGCTGCAAAACAGTACAGCGAGCAGCCAATTTCGCTACGCCTGAGAGAATTACAGACGTTGACAGAGATTGCTAGAGAAAGAAACCTCGTTGTAGTAACGACGACTACGGATGCTTCTTCATTAGCAAGCATGGTTGGTTTGATAAAAGGGATGGGTAAGGAGGATAAAGGTCCCAAAGAATGA
- a CDS encoding nodulation protein NfeD, whose translation MRSRAIFVLLTLPLFALFLFQLGSASPEQPKVLTVRIEGTITTATSNLVKEALEYAIVNRYDTLLITMDTTGGLLSATFEIVDAIERSKIPVIVYVYPSGSRGWSAGTFILLASHVAAMAPYSLIGSCQPISYSPFGDPEPIRDEKTINALTAYIAERARMHGRNETAAKLFVTHNLNLNEELALRYGVIDVVASEIDELLTKINGKSVEVLGQNFTLNTKGAVVHHYEPSLRVMFLNIINDPIIASLAFLVGLYALIFGISAPGHLAEIIGAFLLILGLIGLGFNINIAALLFLIIGAILMIAEAYTPGFGILGGSGFLFIIVGSLLLIPFGSIQWLASEDFYRIFFGIIISSALVIGGFTLFMVYKVVKARRRKPLIKDIINEIVYVVDELGPDKYGFVKYSGEYWTAKSQETIKPGSKAVVIGKEGHVLVVKRLEEK comes from the coding sequence ATGAGGTCCCGTGCTATTTTTGTTCTACTAACGTTACCGTTATTTGCTCTTTTTTTATTTCAACTAGGTTCAGCTAGTCCCGAACAGCCTAAAGTACTCACTGTCAGGATAGAAGGAACGATAACAACCGCCACGTCAAACTTGGTAAAAGAAGCTCTAGAATACGCTATCGTAAACAGATACGATACACTCCTAATAACTATGGATACGACTGGAGGTTTACTTTCAGCAACTTTCGAAATAGTGGATGCCATAGAGCGCTCTAAAATACCTGTTATAGTTTACGTTTATCCGTCAGGGAGTAGAGGTTGGTCTGCAGGTACCTTTATACTTCTGGCATCTCACGTTGCAGCGATGGCACCTTACTCTCTTATAGGCTCATGTCAACCAATTAGTTACTCGCCGTTTGGTGACCCTGAACCCATCCGAGACGAAAAGACGATAAATGCTCTTACGGCTTATATCGCAGAAAGGGCCAGAATGCATGGGCGAAACGAGACCGCCGCGAAACTTTTCGTTACACATAATCTGAACCTAAACGAAGAATTAGCGCTAAGGTATGGTGTGATAGATGTGGTAGCATCGGAGATAGACGAACTGTTGACAAAAATAAATGGAAAAAGTGTAGAGGTACTCGGTCAGAACTTCACTTTGAATACAAAAGGTGCTGTTGTGCACCATTACGAACCGAGTTTAAGGGTGATGTTTCTGAACATCATAAACGATCCAATAATTGCGTCCTTAGCTTTTCTTGTAGGTCTTTATGCGTTGATATTCGGTATATCGGCTCCCGGCCATCTTGCAGAAATAATCGGTGCTTTTCTACTCATACTTGGCCTGATAGGGCTAGGGTTTAATATTAACATAGCAGCCCTTTTGTTCCTAATAATAGGTGCGATTCTTATGATAGCGGAAGCCTATACGCCGGGATTCGGCATCCTTGGAGGTTCCGGTTTCCTGTTCATAATTGTCGGAAGCTTGCTTTTAATACCCTTCGGTAGCATACAGTGGTTAGCAAGCGAGGATTTTTACAGAATCTTCTTCGGTATAATCATAAGCTCGGCATTGGTTATAGGTGGTTTCACACTATTCATGGTGTATAAAGTTGTAAAGGCGAGGAGACGGAAGCCTCTAATTAAGGATATAATCAACGAAATAGTTTACGTAGTAGACGAGTTGGGACCGGATAAGTATGGTTTTGTTAAATATTCAGGCGAATACTGGACAGCAAAGTCGCAAGAAACGATAAAACCTGGCAGTAAGGCTGTGGTTATAGGCAAAGAGGGGCATGTACTCGTTGTGAAACGCTTAGAAGAGAAATGA